In Paenibacillus sp. FSL R7-0345, a single window of DNA contains:
- a CDS encoding manganese efflux pump, with protein sequence MISPLFSLLLLAFALSLDGFGVGITYGLRKMKIPLLSILIISLCSGIVIGVSMQVGVLLAKVVSPDAASIIGAVILVLMGCWSLIQMLTQKERSPQEEEQEVSIERTAAAPQAGLEAGASEVTELPAEAGEAGPQQAAVFSLELRHLGVVIQILRTPSSADMDSSGSISSMEAMILGIALSLDAFGAGLGAALLGFSPVWTSLMIALFSGTFLLLGMKTGLKMSGSFWMKHAAALPALLLIAMGIMKLL encoded by the coding sequence GTGATCAGCCCATTGTTTTCACTGCTGCTGCTGGCTTTTGCGCTTAGTTTGGACGGTTTTGGTGTAGGTATTACATATGGTTTGCGCAAAATGAAAATACCGCTGCTCTCCATTCTGATTATCTCGCTCTGTTCGGGTATCGTCATTGGGGTCTCCATGCAGGTCGGTGTACTTCTAGCCAAGGTTGTCTCCCCGGATGCCGCCTCCATTATTGGAGCGGTTATTCTCGTCTTAATGGGCTGCTGGTCTCTGATTCAGATGCTGACCCAGAAGGAGCGCAGTCCCCAGGAAGAGGAGCAGGAAGTTTCTATTGAGCGGACAGCAGCGGCTCCGCAGGCCGGCCTGGAGGCTGGAGCTTCGGAAGTAACTGAGCTGCCTGCTGAGGCCGGAGAAGCCGGTCCTCAGCAGGCAGCGGTGTTTTCACTGGAGCTGCGGCATCTGGGCGTGGTCATTCAGATTCTGCGCACGCCTTCTTCCGCTGACATGGATTCCTCGGGCAGTATTTCCTCGATGGAGGCGATGATCCTGGGGATTGCGCTGTCGCTGGACGCTTTTGGCGCAGGGCTTGGTGCTGCACTGCTTGGCTTCAGCCCGGTGTGGACCTCACTGATGATTGCCCTGTTCAGCGGTACCTTTTTACTGCTTGGCATGAAAACCGGCCTCAAAATGTCGGGAAGCTTCTGGATGAAGCACGCTGCCGCTCTACCCGCGTTATTATTAATTGCTATGGGAATAATGAAGCTGTTATGA
- the pstB gene encoding phosphate ABC transporter ATP-binding protein PstB: MKSIIDIEKLDLYYESFHALKNVDLQIPEKQVTAFIGPSGCGKSTLLRTLNRMNDMIPGTRIEGKVNIGGKNIYSDEVEVESLRKQVGMVFQQPNPFPKSIYDNVAYGPRLHGTRSKQELDEIVEQSLRQSALWEEVKDFLKKSALSLSGGQQQRLCIARALAVQPDILLMDEATSALDPVSTLKIEELVQELRSKYTIVMVTHNMHQAARVSGRTVFFLNGVIVEAADTEMLFSNPKDSRTEDYISGRFG, from the coding sequence ATGAAATCCATCATTGACATAGAGAAGCTTGATCTCTACTATGAGTCGTTTCACGCACTGAAGAACGTGGATCTGCAGATTCCGGAGAAACAGGTGACCGCTTTTATCGGACCATCCGGCTGTGGTAAATCCACCCTCCTGCGAACCCTTAACCGTATGAATGACATGATTCCCGGAACACGTATTGAAGGTAAAGTTAACATCGGCGGTAAAAATATTTACAGCGACGAAGTGGAAGTGGAAAGCCTGCGCAAGCAGGTCGGCATGGTATTCCAGCAGCCCAATCCGTTTCCGAAGTCCATCTATGACAACGTGGCCTACGGCCCGCGTCTGCACGGTACCCGCTCCAAGCAGGAGCTCGATGAGATTGTAGAGCAGAGCCTGCGCCAATCCGCCCTTTGGGAGGAAGTAAAGGATTTTCTGAAAAAATCTGCACTGAGCTTGTCCGGCGGACAGCAGCAGCGTCTGTGTATTGCCAGAGCGCTTGCTGTACAGCCTGATATTCTGCTGATGGATGAGGCAACCTCTGCCCTCGACCCTGTGTCCACGCTCAAGATTGAGGAACTGGTACAGGAGCTCCGCAGCAAATATACGATTGTAATGGTAACACACAACATGCATCAGGCTGCACGTGTATCCGGCCGTACTGTATTTTTCCTGAACGGTGTAATCGTAGAGGCTGCAGATACAGAAATGCTGTTCTCCAACCCGAAGGATTCCCGGACAGAAGACTACATCTCCGGACGTTTCGGATAA
- a CDS encoding lytic transglycosylase domain-containing protein, with translation MSWLRKKRVLLLLFIGFTAILFLGTNWMSWFYPIHYKNEIRKHSSTYETDPFLVAAIIRVETNFKTGRESKKGALGLMQLMPDTAKWALEMAKLPDVSLDELKEEPSANIELGTWYLSSLSRQFDGNRTAVIAAYNAGPGKVQSWLDGGDWDGTEASVKDIPFGETRHYVQRVIYYYNQYTEIYSEF, from the coding sequence ATGAGCTGGCTCCGTAAAAAAAGAGTGCTGCTCCTGCTGTTCATCGGCTTTACCGCGATCCTCTTTCTCGGCACCAACTGGATGTCATGGTTTTATCCTATTCATTATAAGAACGAAATCCGTAAGCATAGCAGCACGTATGAGACCGATCCGTTTCTGGTCGCGGCCATTATCCGCGTAGAGACCAATTTCAAGACAGGCCGAGAGTCCAAAAAAGGCGCCCTCGGGCTGATGCAGCTTATGCCGGATACGGCCAAATGGGCGCTTGAGATGGCCAAGCTGCCTGATGTATCGCTGGATGAGCTCAAGGAGGAGCCGTCAGCTAATATTGAGCTGGGCACCTGGTACCTCTCCTCACTGTCCCGCCAGTTTGACGGCAACCGTACAGCGGTTATCGCCGCATACAATGCCGGACCCGGCAAAGTACAGAGCTGGCTTGATGGAGGCGACTGGGACGGTACAGAGGCTTCAGTAAAAGATATCCCGTTTGGCGAGACCCGGCACTACGTGCAGCGCGTGATTTATTATTATAATCAGTACACGGAGATTTACAGCGAATTCTAA
- the coaE gene encoding dephospho-CoA kinase (Dephospho-CoA kinase (CoaE) performs the final step in coenzyme A biosynthesis.), with protein MIMGLTGGIASGKSTVSAMLLQKGARLVDADVIARGVMLPGHPVLAAAVGHFGQGILLPDGTLNRAALGEIVFSDPAALQVLNSLTHPAIRREIKEQMYALEEEDAQRLIIVDIPLLYESKLDNLFDKVLVVYVPREVQLARLMERNGLNPEQAAARLDAQMDIEEKRRRADYIIDNSGETGATEQQVAILWDRLGLS; from the coding sequence ATGATTATGGGCTTAACCGGAGGCATTGCATCCGGAAAAAGCACCGTCTCCGCAATGCTTTTGCAAAAAGGAGCACGACTCGTCGATGCCGATGTCATCGCTAGAGGGGTCATGCTCCCGGGTCATCCCGTATTGGCTGCTGCTGTAGGGCATTTTGGCCAAGGAATCCTGCTGCCTGACGGCACGCTAAACCGGGCTGCGCTGGGGGAGATCGTCTTCAGCGACCCTGCCGCCCTGCAGGTACTGAACAGTCTGACACACCCGGCAATCCGCCGGGAAATCAAGGAACAGATGTATGCACTGGAAGAGGAAGACGCGCAGCGCCTGATTATTGTAGATATTCCTTTATTGTATGAATCCAAGCTGGACAACCTGTTCGATAAAGTTCTGGTTGTATATGTGCCGCGTGAGGTGCAGCTAGCCCGCTTAATGGAGCGTAACGGCCTTAATCCAGAGCAGGCTGCAGCAAGGCTGGATGCCCAGATGGATATTGAAGAGAAGCGCAGGAGAGCGGATTATATTATCGACAACAGCGGTGAGACTGGTGCGACTGAGCAGCAGGTAGCGATTTTGTGGGACAGGCTGGGGCTGTCATGA
- a CDS encoding alpha/beta-type small acid-soluble spore protein yields the protein MSQNNNSNNLVVSNSRGALEQLKYEVAQELGITLSPDGYQGNKTSYENGSIGGYITKRLVTIAEQSLAGQYK from the coding sequence ATGAGCCAAAACAACAACAGCAACAACCTGGTAGTTTCCAACTCACGCGGTGCATTGGAGCAACTGAAATATGAAGTTGCCCAAGAATTGGGTATCACTCTTTCCCCAGACGGATACCAAGGCAATAAAACTTCTTACGAAAACGGTTCGATCGGTGGTTACATCACTAAGCGTCTTGTAACAATCGCCGAGCAATCCCTGGCAGGTCAGTACAAATAA
- the mutM gene encoding DNA-formamidopyrimidine glycosylase, which produces MPELPEVETVRRTLNELITGKQIEHVTVRLPRIIQRPDDTQAFANMLAGHSIVTVERRGKFLRFVLDGLVMVSHLRMEGRYGLYSQDDLLDKHTHVIFHFTDGTELRYTDVRQFGTMHLFDPGEDLLLKPLNKLGQEPLDVSFTPERFKEIVGSRSTKIKPLLLNQEYIVGIGNIYVDEALHRAGIHPEETAKLLSDGQLNRLHKAIVSTLTDAVNAGGSSVKSYVNGQGESGSYQQQHLIYGRKDQPCTTCGTLIEKSVVGGRGTHICPTCQPLTVVII; this is translated from the coding sequence ATGCCGGAATTACCGGAAGTAGAAACAGTCAGAAGAACACTTAATGAATTAATTACAGGCAAGCAGATAGAGCACGTCACCGTCCGGCTGCCGCGGATTATCCAGCGTCCGGACGATACCCAGGCCTTTGCCAACATGCTGGCAGGCCATAGCATTGTTACCGTTGAGCGCAGAGGCAAGTTCCTGCGGTTTGTGCTGGACGGACTCGTGATGGTCTCCCATCTGCGGATGGAAGGCCGTTACGGTCTGTACAGTCAGGATGATCTGCTGGACAAGCATACTCATGTTATTTTCCACTTCACCGACGGCACGGAGCTGCGTTACACGGATGTACGCCAATTCGGGACTATGCATCTGTTCGACCCCGGTGAAGATCTGCTGCTGAAGCCGCTGAACAAGCTGGGGCAGGAGCCGCTGGATGTTTCTTTCACGCCCGAACGGTTTAAGGAAATTGTCGGGAGCCGGAGTACCAAGATCAAGCCCTTGCTGCTTAATCAGGAATATATTGTCGGCATCGGCAATATCTATGTGGATGAGGCTCTACATCGTGCAGGGATTCATCCTGAGGAGACAGCAAAGCTGCTTTCGGACGGGCAGTTGAACCGGCTGCATAAGGCAATCGTATCAACACTGACGGATGCGGTTAATGCCGGAGGCTCTTCCGTCAAATCGTATGTTAACGGCCAGGGCGAGAGCGGCAGCTACCAGCAGCAGCATCTCATTTACGGCCGCAAGGACCAGCCGTGCACGACTTGCGGCACCCTGATTGAGAAAAGCGTCGTAGGCGGCCGGGGCACGCATATCTGCCCTACTTGCCAGCCTTTGACTGTTGTAATCATTTAA
- a CDS encoding response regulator transcription factor, translated as MAQRLLVIEDEPTLARLLSYNLTQEGYEVTVEDHGTAGYDRATREPFDLIVLDLMLPGMNGIDILDKLRGQGIRTPVIVLTAKNAEEDVVRGLKSGADDYITKPFGVSELLARVSAVLRRISGVTEEIQTETPVSASTIILGQLEIYPERYEVSLGGHSINLRPKEFEVLLYLARKPGVVLTRDDLMNAVWGFDYIGGQRTVDVHVSSLRKKLELDPESVHIDSIRGVGYKLVVNKKRAPVI; from the coding sequence ATGGCACAACGATTGCTGGTCATTGAAGACGAACCGACGCTGGCCCGGCTGCTGTCTTATAATCTGACGCAGGAAGGCTATGAAGTGACAGTGGAGGATCATGGAACGGCAGGATACGACCGTGCGACTAGAGAACCTTTTGATCTGATCGTACTGGATCTGATGCTGCCGGGTATGAACGGGATCGATATCCTCGACAAGCTCCGCGGTCAGGGCATCCGTACGCCTGTTATCGTATTAACAGCTAAAAATGCCGAAGAGGATGTAGTCCGCGGCCTGAAATCCGGTGCTGATGATTATATAACCAAGCCATTTGGCGTTTCTGAGCTGCTGGCCAGAGTCAGCGCTGTTCTCCGGCGGATTTCCGGGGTGACGGAGGAGATTCAGACCGAAACACCGGTTTCCGCTTCGACCATTATTTTGGGACAGCTCGAAATTTATCCGGAACGGTATGAGGTCTCGCTGGGCGGGCACAGCATTAATCTGCGGCCCAAGGAATTCGAGGTACTGCTGTATCTGGCGCGTAAACCGGGGGTCGTGCTGACCCGCGATGATCTGATGAATGCCGTCTGGGGATTTGATTATATCGGCGGACAGCGCACCGTAGACGTTCATGTCAGCTCCTTGCGCAAGAAGCTGGAGCTCGATCCGGAATCGGTTCATATCGATTCTATCCGCGGCGTAGGCTACAAGCTGGTCGTAAACAAGAAAAGAGCACCGGTCATTTAA
- the polA gene encoding DNA polymerase I, whose protein sequence is MDKLILIDGNNIIYRAFFAMPPLTNTAGQQTNAVYGFTTMLLRLIEEHKPSHLIVAFDAGKITFRHEGYEDYKGGRQKTPPELSEQFPLLKDLLRHLGVPQFEISGYEADDIIGSISREADAAGREVMIVSGDKDMLQLASEHTTIALVRKGVTEVEMYGPEQIREKYDLTPEQIIDLKGLMGDASDNIPGVPGVGEKTALKLLHQFGSVEGVLAGTGELKGKMKEKLEEHADSAVMSKKLATIYREVPLEHAWEDMSFTGINRDTAGPALAKLEFKSLLERLSLSAHSGAADEVAAVEAAELDITIAGEADLEALIAALPGISALHVETSGENPHRSEVIGLGLSSPERHYFVPFALLQSPAAAPLRDWLGDSDAPKSGYDLHRADLALHWQGIAFAGAANDVQLAAYLLDPTEANQNLNDLTSKYGLPRLSPDEEVFGKGAKYKIPELEILGNHVARKSATVLGIVEKQQQELKETAMTGLFEDLEMPLSRILADMEKQGIAVNKTELKELGKEFEAQIAALVAEIYEICGTEFNLNSPKQLGEILFVKLGLPVDKKTKTGYSTSADVLEKLAPYHDVVRLILQYRTLAKLQSTYVEGLLKEISEQTGKVHTFYRQTIAATGRLSSQFPNLQNIPIRLEEGRKLRKIFVPSEPGWSILAADYSQIELRVLAHISGDERMKEAFLEDMDIHTKTAMDVFGVTADQVDSNMRRSAKAVNFGIVYGISGYGLSQNLNIPRKEAEQFIEQYFEIFQGVRKYMDDIVKDARKQGYVTTLLERRRYLPEINASNFNLRSFAERTAMNTPIQGTAADIIKLAMVHMDKALFERGLKSRMLLQVHDELVFEVPEDELELMKKLVPEVMAGALKLSVPLKAEVSYGNNWYEAK, encoded by the coding sequence GTGGACAAGTTGATTCTTATAGATGGAAATAATATTATTTACCGTGCGTTTTTTGCGATGCCGCCGCTGACGAATACAGCCGGACAGCAGACGAACGCCGTGTACGGCTTTACGACAATGCTGCTGCGTTTGATTGAAGAGCATAAGCCAAGCCACCTGATTGTGGCCTTTGATGCAGGTAAAATTACCTTCAGGCATGAAGGCTATGAGGATTATAAAGGCGGCCGCCAAAAAACACCGCCTGAGCTGTCGGAACAGTTCCCGCTGCTGAAGGACCTGCTGCGCCATCTTGGTGTGCCGCAGTTCGAGATCAGTGGTTATGAGGCTGATGATATTATCGGAAGTATCTCGCGTGAGGCTGATGCGGCCGGGCGTGAAGTGATGATCGTATCCGGGGATAAGGATATGCTGCAGCTGGCTTCGGAACATACAACCATTGCGCTGGTGCGTAAAGGCGTGACTGAAGTTGAAATGTACGGGCCGGAGCAGATCCGCGAGAAATACGATCTGACCCCTGAACAGATTATTGACCTGAAGGGCCTGATGGGCGACGCGAGCGACAATATCCCGGGTGTACCCGGCGTGGGCGAGAAAACGGCACTTAAACTGCTGCATCAGTTCGGCTCGGTAGAAGGCGTATTGGCTGGAACCGGTGAACTCAAGGGTAAAATGAAAGAGAAGCTGGAGGAGCATGCGGACAGCGCGGTTATGAGCAAAAAGCTGGCAACGATCTACCGTGAGGTTCCGCTGGAGCATGCCTGGGAGGATATGTCCTTTACGGGGATTAACCGGGATACGGCCGGGCCTGCACTGGCGAAGCTGGAGTTCAAATCCTTGCTGGAGCGTCTGTCGCTAAGTGCGCATTCCGGAGCAGCAGATGAAGTTGCAGCCGTTGAAGCCGCAGAGCTGGATATTACCATTGCCGGTGAAGCTGATCTGGAAGCGCTGATTGCCGCACTCCCTGGAATTTCGGCACTGCATGTGGAGACGAGCGGCGAGAATCCGCATCGGTCTGAGGTAATCGGTCTTGGCCTCTCCTCACCTGAGCGGCATTACTTCGTGCCGTTTGCCCTGCTGCAGAGCCCGGCAGCGGCACCGCTGCGGGACTGGCTTGGCGACAGCGATGCGCCGAAGAGCGGTTATGACCTGCACCGCGCAGATCTGGCATTACACTGGCAGGGGATTGCTTTTGCCGGAGCGGCCAATGATGTGCAGCTTGCAGCCTACCTGCTGGACCCGACGGAAGCGAACCAGAACCTGAATGATCTCACTTCCAAATACGGGCTGCCGCGTCTGTCACCGGATGAAGAGGTATTCGGCAAAGGAGCCAAATATAAAATTCCGGAGCTTGAAATCCTGGGCAATCACGTAGCCCGCAAGAGCGCCACGGTGCTCGGTATAGTAGAGAAGCAGCAGCAGGAGCTGAAGGAGACGGCAATGACGGGGTTGTTCGAGGACCTGGAGATGCCGCTGTCACGCATTCTGGCGGATATGGAGAAGCAGGGCATTGCTGTCAACAAAACAGAGCTGAAAGAGCTGGGTAAAGAGTTCGAAGCGCAGATTGCTGCTCTTGTCGCGGAAATTTATGAGATTTGCGGCACTGAATTCAACCTCAACTCACCTAAGCAGCTCGGCGAAATCCTGTTTGTGAAGCTCGGTCTGCCTGTAGATAAAAAGACGAAGACCGGGTACTCAACGAGTGCAGATGTGCTTGAGAAACTGGCTCCTTATCATGATGTAGTGCGTCTGATTCTGCAGTACCGTACGCTTGCCAAGCTTCAATCCACATATGTGGAAGGATTACTCAAGGAAATTTCCGAACAGACAGGCAAGGTGCATACCTTCTACCGGCAGACGATTGCGGCAACCGGACGGCTTAGCAGCCAGTTCCCGAACCTTCAGAATATCCCGATCCGGCTGGAGGAGGGCCGCAAGCTGCGGAAGATTTTTGTGCCGTCTGAGCCCGGCTGGTCGATTCTGGCGGCGGACTACTCGCAGATTGAGCTGCGTGTGCTGGCCCATATCTCCGGCGATGAGCGGATGAAGGAAGCTTTTCTGGAAGATATGGACATTCACACCAAGACAGCGATGGATGTATTCGGCGTAACGGCTGATCAGGTGGACAGTAACATGCGCCGTTCTGCCAAGGCGGTTAACTTCGGGATAGTATACGGAATCAGCGGATATGGACTTTCACAGAACCTGAACATTCCGCGAAAAGAGGCAGAACAGTTTATTGAGCAGTATTTTGAAATTTTCCAGGGTGTGCGCAAGTATATGGATGATATTGTGAAGGATGCCCGCAAGCAGGGATATGTTACGACCTTGCTGGAGCGCCGCCGCTATCTGCCGGAGATTAATGCCAGTAACTTCAATCTGCGCTCCTTTGCTGAACGTACGGCGATGAATACACCGATTCAGGGAACGGCTGCCGATATTATCAAACTGGCAATGGTGCATATGGACAAAGCGCTGTTTGAACGCGGACTGAAGAGCCGTATGCTGCTGCAGGTGCACGATGAGCTTGTGTTTGAGGTGCCGGAGGATGAGCTGGAGCTGATGAAGAAGCTGGTGCCTGAGGTTATGGCCGGAGCACTCAAGCTGTCTGTACCGCTTAAAGCAGAAGTGAGTTACGGGAATAACTGGTACGAAGCGAAATAG
- the phoU gene encoding phosphate signaling complex protein PhoU — MIRRKEFDKDLEELRSLLQQMGEHVNDALEGAIVALQTLDIVRAQEIVKADLRLNAMEDRIMEIGSRLIITQQPVAKDLRRIIVAFKISSDLERMGDLALDVAKVTMRIQGQTLIKPLVDIPRMAEIVSVMITEAIQSYLDENTDLAYKMAQDDDQVDGLYSATINELYAYMVEKPESLNQAMLLTLVGRYIERIADHATNIGESVVYLVTGKRPDLNQ; from the coding sequence ATGATTCGCAGAAAAGAATTCGATAAAGATCTGGAAGAATTGCGCAGCCTGCTGCAGCAAATGGGCGAACACGTAAATGATGCTCTTGAAGGTGCAATTGTGGCCCTTCAGACGCTGGACATTGTACGTGCACAGGAAATCGTAAAGGCGGATCTGCGCCTTAATGCAATGGAAGACCGTATTATGGAGATCGGTTCACGGCTGATTATTACCCAGCAGCCTGTAGCCAAGGATCTGCGCCGTATTATTGTTGCTTTCAAAATTTCCAGTGACCTTGAGCGTATGGGCGATCTTGCTCTGGATGTAGCAAAGGTTACGATGCGTATTCAGGGACAGACACTGATTAAGCCGCTTGTCGACATCCCGCGTATGGCAGAAATTGTTTCGGTGATGATCACGGAAGCGATCCAATCCTACCTGGATGAGAATACAGATCTGGCTTACAAAATGGCCCAGGATGATGATCAGGTTGACGGCCTGTACAGTGCAACAATTAACGAGCTGTACGCCTATATGGTCGAGAAGCCGGAGTCTTTGAACCAGGCTATGCTGCTGACACTGGTCGGCCGTTACATTGAGCGGATTGCCGATCATGCGACCAATATCGGTGAGAGCGTAGTGTATCTCGTAACCGGTAAACGTCCTGACCTGAACCAGTAA
- the nrdR gene encoding transcriptional regulator NrdR — MKCPYCDHTNTKVLDSRPANENKSIRRRRECERCSKRFTTFEMIEETPLIVIKKDGSREEFSRDKILRGLIRACEKRPVSVERLESIVSEVEKTLRGIALAEIESRQIGEFVMEQLYPVDEVAYVRFASVYRQFKDINMFMKELKGLLSKGDGELEGL, encoded by the coding sequence ATGAAATGCCCTTACTGCGATCACACGAATACCAAGGTGCTTGACTCGCGTCCGGCCAATGAGAACAAATCGATCCGGCGCAGGCGTGAATGCGAGCGCTGCAGCAAGCGCTTCACCACCTTCGAGATGATCGAAGAGACACCGCTGATCGTCATCAAGAAGGATGGCAGCCGTGAAGAGTTCAGCCGTGACAAAATCCTGCGCGGTCTGATTCGTGCCTGTGAGAAGCGCCCTGTGTCCGTTGAACGCCTGGAATCCATTGTGTCAGAGGTGGAGAAGACGCTGCGCGGCATCGCCCTGGCAGAGATTGAGAGCCGCCAGATCGGCGAGTTCGTGATGGAGCAGCTCTATCCGGTGGATGAGGTAGCCTACGTGCGGTTTGCATCTGTATACCGCCAGTTCAAGGACATCAACATGTTCATGAAGGAACTGAAGGGGCTGCTGTCCAAAGGGGATGGCGAGCTGGAGGGACTTTAG
- a CDS encoding calcium-binding protein, with amino-acid sequence MTTTKNPHLFKIILSDRSGGVRGRPSRKIAIAAGASLYDLAEAAIESFDFDLDHAFGFYDNIKNWARSEEGYESFADIGHGDKYPGVEKVKISKVFRIPQQKMLLLFDYGEEWHFIVQYMGDAEVKPGQKLPHVIESKGTAPDQYDDYEDFDEDEEETDWEEEANAESDPNEDPEREKRINMEIIVDAYDPEEVAMGWYYYLKDNIRFPFKAKCNQVLVKSPLKSGEEVTVLQMAPTSECTHNMWVHIKWADREFAVPLVQLQPLQPDPKTKLAIEDWVYWLDRGNQF; translated from the coding sequence ATGACTACAACTAAAAACCCGCATCTATTCAAAATCATCCTAAGCGACCGCAGCGGCGGAGTCCGCGGGCGTCCGTCACGCAAAATTGCAATTGCTGCTGGAGCATCATTATATGATCTTGCTGAAGCTGCTATCGAATCCTTTGATTTTGATCTGGATCATGCCTTCGGCTTTTATGACAATATTAAAAATTGGGCACGCTCTGAAGAAGGTTACGAATCGTTTGCCGATATTGGACATGGCGACAAATACCCGGGTGTTGAAAAAGTAAAAATCAGCAAAGTGTTTCGGATCCCTCAACAAAAAATGCTGCTTTTATTTGATTATGGAGAAGAGTGGCATTTTATTGTGCAGTATATGGGGGATGCAGAAGTGAAGCCGGGTCAAAAGCTGCCTCATGTTATAGAGAGCAAGGGAACAGCGCCTGATCAATATGACGATTACGAGGATTTTGATGAAGATGAAGAAGAAACGGATTGGGAAGAAGAAGCGAATGCGGAGTCTGATCCGAATGAAGACCCGGAGCGTGAAAAACGCATAAACATGGAGATCATTGTAGATGCGTACGATCCGGAAGAAGTGGCAATGGGCTGGTACTATTATCTTAAGGACAATATCCGTTTTCCCTTCAAGGCGAAGTGTAATCAGGTTCTGGTCAAGTCGCCGCTGAAGAGCGGTGAGGAAGTTACAGTTCTGCAAATGGCACCTACAAGTGAATGTACTCATAACATGTGGGTTCATATTAAATGGGCAGACAGGGAGTTTGCAGTTCCACTGGTTCAGCTGCAGCCGCTTCAGCCCGACCCAAAGACTAAATTGGCTATCGAAGACTGGGTATATTGGCTGGATAGAGGAAATCAATTTTAA
- a CDS encoding transcriptional regulator encodes MSRFNPLYEEWLLTNIENESNHRRRELLEKGLGHGTVEFLRVWFPAIGNLDHLLPEWEVRDFNNGYRYLDLAYMPGGVKGGIEIQGYGPHARDLDVRRFKDLCRRHSLLALDGWTFLPIAYPSIVEEPKQCQQLVLSFIGKFIATDVPSSLTWLEAETIRYARRLLRSFTPQELADHLHVTDRHARRILHQLAEQKLLDITGGGAQRYRTYQLKV; translated from the coding sequence ATGTCGAGATTTAACCCGTTGTATGAAGAATGGTTACTGACTAATATTGAAAATGAAAGCAATCACAGGCGGAGAGAGTTACTCGAAAAGGGGCTCGGGCATGGGACAGTCGAGTTTCTCCGAGTATGGTTCCCGGCAATCGGTAATTTGGATCATCTGCTGCCGGAGTGGGAGGTACGTGATTTTAACAACGGTTACCGTTATCTTGATTTGGCATATATGCCAGGTGGAGTAAAGGGTGGAATAGAGATTCAGGGATATGGGCCGCACGCCAGGGATCTTGATGTTCGGCGGTTCAAGGATCTATGCCGCCGGCATTCCCTGCTGGCTTTGGATGGCTGGACCTTTCTTCCTATCGCTTATCCTTCAATTGTAGAGGAACCTAAGCAATGCCAGCAGCTGGTTCTTTCATTTATCGGCAAATTTATTGCGACAGATGTGCCTTCTTCATTAACTTGGCTGGAAGCAGAAACAATACGTTATGCCAGACGCCTGCTGAGGTCGTTCACTCCTCAAGAGCTCGCAGATCATCTCCATGTAACGGACCGGCATGCCAGACGAATCTTGCATCAGTTAGCCGAACAAAAGCTGTTAGACATCACAGGTGGCGGAGCTCAGCGGTATCGGACGTATCAATTGAAGGTTTAA